The nucleotide window GCGAAGAGGTGAAGGCGGCGGCCGAGAGCCGCAAGATCCTCGACCACCCCACACTGGAACTGGGCATCACCTGTGTCCGTGTGCCGACGCTTGTGGGGCATGCCGTCGCCGTCCACGCGACCTTCGAGCGAACGCCGGATCCGGCGGAGGCGCGCCGCATCCTGCGTTCGGCTCCGGGCATCGAGGTTGTGGACGAACCGCGGGCCTCCCGCTACCCGACACCGCTGGGCGCCGCAGCCCGCGATCCCGCCTACGTCGGTCGGATCCGCCTGGACGGCGCCGGCAATCTGGCGTTCTTCGTGGTCGCGGACAACCTGAGGAAGGGGGCGGCGCTGAACGCGGTCCAGGTCGCGGAGACACTGATCACCCTGGATCCGAACTTCAACGCCCGACCCGCCAGGATATGACCGGTACCGAGAACCGGCACCACGAACCCATGGGCATCGTGGTCCAGAAGTACGGCGGCACGCTGCTGCAGACCGAGGAAGGTCGCGCCAGGGTGGCCAGCCAGATCGAAGCCACCCGCGCCGCCGGCCACGAGGTGGTGGTGGTCGCCTCGGCGATCGGCAGGGCCGGGGAGCCCTACGCCACCGATACGCTACTGGGCCTGGCGAAGGAGATCGACCCCGACGTCGAGCCGCGGACGCTGGACCTGCTGCTGTCGTGCGGCGAGATCATCTCGACCGCGTTGCTGGCCCACCTCCTGACCCGCAGACACCACCCCGCCGTCGCCCTAACCGGAGCACAGGCCGGGATCCTCACGAGCGAACAGTTCGGCGATGCCCGGATCCTCACCATCCGGCCGGGACGCGTGTGGCGGGCGCTGGGAGAGGGGCGCATCCCGGTCGTGGCGGGCTTCCAGGGCGTGACCGCCACCGGCGAGATCACCACGCTGGGCCGTGGCGGCAGTGACACGACCGCCGTCGCGATGGGAGCGGCGCTGGGCGCCGACCTGGTGGAGATCTTCAAGGACGTGGACGGTGTGATGACCTCGGATCCGCAGATCGTCCCGGACGCGCGGCCGATCCCGCGGATCAGCTACGACGAGGTCTCGCAGATGGCCTGGTTGGGCGCGCGGGTCCTGCACCCGCGTGCGGCCGACATCGGGCGCGAGCACGGCGTGCGGCTGATCGTGCGCAAACTCGGATCGCAAAGGGGGACGGAGATCGTGAGAGGCGCCGACATCGACGTTCCGATCCACGACGGACGCGTGGTGATCGGCCTGGCGCACCTGCCGGACGTGACGCAACTCCGGCTGCGCCGCCGCGCGCGCGACGGCCTCGAGGAGCCCTTGAAGGCGTTGCGGGTGTTGGCCGAGGCCGGGATCAGCATCGACCTCATCAACCTCCTACCCGAACTGCTGGCGTTCACCGTGCGCGAGGAAGACGGCGATCGGGCGGAGCAGCTCCTGGAAGACGGCGGATTCGACGTCGAGCGCAGCGGTCCGTGCGCCAAGGTTTCGATCATCGGCGCCGGCATCCGAGGCGTCCCCGGCGTGATGATGCGGGTGGTGCGCGCGCTGCAGGCGGCCGGCATCGACATCCTCGAGACGGCGGACTCGCACACGACCATCTCCTGCCTGGTGCACCGCAAGCATATGGAGGCGGCACTGCGGGCGCTGCACGACGAATTCCGCCTGGCCGCAGAGGTACACTCGGTGCAGGAGGTGACGATCTGACGACCCATCGGCCGCCCACCTGCCGGAAGGGTTTGCCCGGGCGGCGCGGAAAGCCTAAGCAGACCGTGTGCGGGAGGCGATGGAGATGAACTGGGGACGTGTGATCACGGCGATGGCCACGCCGTTCGCACCTGACGGCTCCGTCGATTTCGACCGGGCGGGCGAACTCGCCAGGCGGCTGGTGGACACCGGGACCGACAGCCTGGTGGTGGCCGGCACGACCGGCGAGGCGCCGACCCTCACCGACGAGGAGAAGATCCGGCTGTTCCGGATCGTCAAGGAGGCGGTGGGTCCCCGTGCCGCGGTGTTGGCCGGGACCGGGACGTACGACACGGCGCACTCGGTGCACCTCAGCCGGGAGGCGAAGCGGGCGGGCGCCGACGGTCTGCTGCTGGTCGTTCCGTACTACAACCGGCCCTCGCAGGAAGGCCTGTACCGCCACTTCCGAACGATCGCCGAGAGCGTCGACCTCCCCGTGATGATGTACAACATCCCCGGCCGCACCGGCACGAACATGCTTGCGGAGACGATCGCGCGCCTGAGCGAGGTGCCGAACATCGTCGCGGTGAAAGAAGCGGCCGGGAGTCTCGAGCAGGTCTCGGAGATCCGGCGCCGTACCCCGGAGACGTTCCTGATCTACAGCGGGGACGACAGCCTCACCCTACCGTTCTGCAGCGTCGGAGCAGTCGGCGTCGTGAGCGTGGCCTCGCACCTGGTGGGAGGGGAGATCGGAGAGATGATCGACGCCTACCACGCCGGCCGGGTGGCCGAGGCACGGCGCATCCACTTCCGGTTGCTCCCGCTGTTCAAGGCGCTGTTCATCGCGCCCAACCCGGTGCCGCTGAAGGCCGCGATGGAGCTCAGCGGCTTTCCGATCGGCCAGCCGCGCCTGCCGCTGGTCCCGGCGACGGAGGCGGAGCAGGCCCAGATCGCGGCCGTCCTGCGCGAAACGGTCGGCGCCCCCGTCGCATAACTCGGCGAGGCGGCTGACCACCGACCGCTCCACGGCCCGATGCCTCGCAGACGCAGGACAACAGGCACCGGCACGCTGCGCATCGTGCCGCTGGGTGGTTTGGGCGAGATCGGGAAGAACTGCACCGCGATCCAGTGGGGCTCCGACGTCGTGCTCGTCGATGCCGGTGTGATGTTCCCGGAAGAGGAACTGTACGGCGTCGACCTGGTCATCCCCGATTTCGGCCCGTTGCGTAAGGGCGGGCGGCGCCTGACCGGCGTGCTGCTGACCCACGCGCACGAGGACCACGTCGGCGCCCTCCCGTTCCTTCTGCGCGACCTGCCCGCGGCGGTCTACGGCACCAAGTTGACCGTCGGGCTGGCACGCGCGAAGAGCGAGGGGCACAAGGACTTCCACGCCGTCCGACCGCGGGAGCGGGTCCGGATCGGCCCGTTCGAGGCTGAGTGGATCCGGGTCGGCCACAGCATCCCCGACGCATGCAGCGTCGCGGTCCACACGCCCGGCGGCACGGTCGTCGTCAGCGGCGACTTCAAGTTCGATCAGACGCCGATCGACGGCAGGCCCACCGACGTCGCACGCCTGGCGGCGTTGGGGGAAGAGGGGGTCCTCGCGCTGCTGCTGGACAGCACGAACGTCGAGCGGGTGGGCATGACGCCCTCCGAGCGTGTGGTCGGGGACGCTTTTGCCGAGCTGTTCCCGCGCATCCGCGGCCGCATCCTCCTCACCACGTTCGCCAGCAACGTCCACAGGCTGCAGCAGGCCTTCGACGCCGGTGCGGCGACCGGCCGCAAAATCACCGCGGTGGGCCGCGGAATGGTCGAGGTGATCGGGACCGCGGTCGACCTCGGCTACCTGCGCATCCCCAAGGGTGCCTACGTAGCCGTGGAGCAGGCGAACCGGCTGCCGGACGGCAAGGTCCTGATCCTCGTCACCGGATCCCAGGGCGAACCGCTGGCGGCCCTGACGCGGATCTCC belongs to Armatimonadota bacterium and includes:
- a CDS encoding ribonuclease J, translated to MPRRRRTTGTGTLRIVPLGGLGEIGKNCTAIQWGSDVVLVDAGVMFPEEELYGVDLVIPDFGPLRKGGRRLTGVLLTHAHEDHVGALPFLLRDLPAAVYGTKLTVGLARAKSEGHKDFHAVRPRERVRIGPFEAEWIRVGHSIPDACSVAVHTPGGTVVVSGDFKFDQTPIDGRPTDVARLAALGEEGVLALLLDSTNVERVGMTPSERVVGDAFAELFPRIRGRILLTTFASNVHRLQQAFDAGAATGRKITAVGRGMVEVIGTAVDLGYLRIPKGAYVAVEQANRLPDGKVLILVTGSQGEPLAALTRISTGSHKQVRLKRGDTVIFSASPIPGNEAMVARTINYLFRQGAEVVYGPDSGVHVSGHAAQEELRMMINLLRPRYVVPVHGEYRHLVLNARLAQGVGIPADRVLLGENGTVFEFRNGTGRVAGREDVGNVLVDGLGVGDVGTVVLRDRQHLARDGVVIAQVAIERQTGRLVQEPEVISRGFVYEREAADLIRRAEEQVRNAVARCRKQGQTDFGAVRGEIRDTLAKFLYERTGRQPMVLPLLVEV
- the dapA gene encoding 4-hydroxy-tetrahydrodipicolinate synthase, with product MEMNWGRVITAMATPFAPDGSVDFDRAGELARRLVDTGTDSLVVAGTTGEAPTLTDEEKIRLFRIVKEAVGPRAAVLAGTGTYDTAHSVHLSREAKRAGADGLLLVVPYYNRPSQEGLYRHFRTIAESVDLPVMMYNIPGRTGTNMLAETIARLSEVPNIVAVKEAAGSLEQVSEIRRRTPETFLIYSGDDSLTLPFCSVGAVGVVSVASHLVGGEIGEMIDAYHAGRVAEARRIHFRLLPLFKALFIAPNPVPLKAAMELSGFPIGQPRLPLVPATEAEQAQIAAVLRETVGAPVA
- the dapG gene encoding aspartate kinase; this encodes MTGTENRHHEPMGIVVQKYGGTLLQTEEGRARVASQIEATRAAGHEVVVVASAIGRAGEPYATDTLLGLAKEIDPDVEPRTLDLLLSCGEIISTALLAHLLTRRHHPAVALTGAQAGILTSEQFGDARILTIRPGRVWRALGEGRIPVVAGFQGVTATGEITTLGRGGSDTTAVAMGAALGADLVEIFKDVDGVMTSDPQIVPDARPIPRISYDEVSQMAWLGARVLHPRAADIGREHGVRLIVRKLGSQRGTEIVRGADIDVPIHDGRVVIGLAHLPDVTQLRLRRRARDGLEEPLKALRVLAEAGISIDLINLLPELLAFTVREEDGDRAEQLLEDGGFDVERSGPCAKVSIIGAGIRGVPGVMMRVVRALQAAGIDILETADSHTTISCLVHRKHMEAALRALHDEFRLAAEVHSVQEVTI